In Motacilla alba alba isolate MOTALB_02 chromosome 21, Motacilla_alba_V1.0_pri, whole genome shotgun sequence, the following are encoded in one genomic region:
- the CLSTN1 gene encoding calsyntenin-1 isoform X2: protein MPAPAARLLLAALLCGAAAAARVNKHKPWIETTYHGIVTENDNTVLLDPPLIALDKDAPLRFAGEICGFKIHGQNVPFEAVVVDKSTGEGIIRSKEKLDCELQKDYTFTIQAYDCGKGPDGANAKKSHKATVHIQVNDVNEYAPVFKEKSYKATVIEGKRYDNVLKVEAVDADCSPQFSQICSYEIVTPDVPFAIDKDGYIKNTEKLSYGKEHQYKLTVTAYDCGKKRAAEDVLVKISIKPTCKPGWQGWSKRIEYEPGTGSLALFPGMHLETCDEPITSVEATVELETNHIGKGCDRDTYSEKSIHRLCGAASGTAELLPPPSSAANWTVGLPTDNGHDSDQVFEFNGTQAVKIPDGVVTVNLKEPFMISVWMRHGPGTKEKETILCNSDKTDMNRHRYALYVHNCRLVFLFRQDPSQGKSYKPAEFHWKLNQVCDKEWHHYVVNVEFPTVSLYVDGVSYDPFPVTEDYPLHPSKIETQLVVGACWQEYTGSENDNETVPETSAGGELRMAQFFRGNLAGLMIRSGKLENKKVIDCLYTCKEGLDLQMADGVGKGVKIHMNPSQSTLTVEGDDIDRVDKAMQHISYLNSRQFPTPGIRRLKITSTVKCFNEEACVSIPPVEGYVMVLQPEEPKISLSGINHFARSASEFESSEGVSLFPELRIISTITREVEPEGDGDEDPTVQESLVSEEIMHNLDMCEVTVLGEELNQEQESLEIDMTRLQQKGIEMSSSNLGMIITGVDTMANYEEVLHLIRYRNWRTAALFDRKFKLLCSELNGRYVSNEFQVEVNVIHTASPVEHANHIAAQPQFIHPVHHSFVDLSGHNLANPHPFSVVPSTATVVIVVCVSFLVFMIILGVFRIRAAHQRTMRDQDTGKENEMDWDDSALTITVNPMETYEDQHSSEEEEEEEEEESEDGEEDDITSAESESSEEEEGEQEEDQQNVNRQQQLEWDDSTLSY from the exons ATgccggcccccgccgcccgcctgCTGCTCGCCGCGCTGCTCtgcggagcggccgcggccgctCGAG ttAACAAGCATAAGCCATGGATTGAAACCACCTATCATGGCATAGTTACAGAAAATGACAACACGGTGCTCTTGGACCCCCCTCTAATAGCCCTGGACAAAGATGCACCTCTGCGTTTCGCAG GTGAGATTTGTGGATTTAAAATCCACGGGCAGAATGTTCCCTTTGAAGCAGTGGTAGTGGATAAATCCACTGGTGAGGGAATAATACGCTCCAAGGAGAAGCTTGActgtgagctgcagaaggaCTACACGTTCACCATCCAGGCCTACGACTGTGGGAAGGGACCAGATGgagcaaatgcaaaaaaatcccacaa GGCCACGGTGCACATCCAGGTGAATGACGTGAACGAGTACGCCCCGGTGTTCAAGGAGAAGTCCTACAAGGCCACGGTCATCGAGGGCAAGAGGTACGACAACGTCCTCAAGGTGGAGGCCGTGGATGCAGATTGCTCCCCCCAGTTCAGCCAGATCTGCAGCTACGAGATCGTGACTCCGGACGTGCCCTTCGCCATCGACAAGGACG GTTAtataaaaaacacagaaaagttaAGCTATGGTAAAGAACACCAGTATAAACTGACAGTAACCGCCTATGACTGTGGGAAGAAGAGAGCTGCTGAGGATGTGTTGGTTAAAATTAGCATTAAGCCTACGTGCAAGCCTGGCTGGCAAG GTTGGAGCAAAAGAATAGAATACGAGCCTGGCACTGGCTCTCTGGCTCTGTTCCCTGGGATGCATTTGGAGACATGTGATGAGCCAATAACCTCAGTTGAAGCCACGGTGGAACTAGAAACCAACCATATTGGTAAAGGCTGTGATAGAGACACCTACTCTGAGAAATCCATCCACAGGCTCTGTG GTGCTGcttctggcacagctgagctgctcccccCTCCAAGCAGTGCTGCTAACTGGACTGTGGGGCTGCCCACGGATAATGGCCATGACAGCGACCAGGTCTTCGAGTTCAACGGCACACAGGCTGTGAAGATTCCAGATGGTGTTGTCACAGTCAATCTGAAAGAGCCCTTCATGATTTCAGTATGGATGAGGCACGGGCCCGGAACCAAGGAGAAAGAGACAATTCTGTGCAATTCAGACAAGACAG ATATGAACCGGCACCGCTACGCGCTCTACGTGCACAACTGCCGCCTGGTCTTCCTGTTCCGCCAGGACCCCTCCCAGGGAAAGTCCTACAAACCCGCCGAGTTCCACTGGAAGCTCAATCAG GTGTGTGACAAAGAGTGGCACCACTACGTGGTCAACGTTGAATTTCCCACGGTGTCTCTGTACGTGGATGGGGTTTCCTATGATCCTTTCCCAGTCACTGAGGATTACCCACTCCACCCTTCCAAGATAGAAACACAGCTGGTGGTTGGAGCATGTTGGCAAG AATATACAGGAAGTGAAAATGACAATGAAACTGTGCCCGAGACCTCTGCAG GTGGTGAACTGCGCATGGCTCAGTTTTTCCGAGGCAATCTGGCAGGGTTGATGATCCGCTCTGGTAAACTGGAGAACAAGAAGGTGATTGATTGCCTCTACACCTGCAAAGAGGGGCTGGATTTGCAGATGGCCGATGGTGTTGGCAAAGGTGTGAAG ATCCACATGAACCCGAGCCAGTCAACGCTGACCGTAGAGGGGGATGACATTGACAGAGTTGACAAGGCCATGCAGCACATTTCCTACCTGAACTCCCGCCAGTTCCCAACTCCTGGCATTCGGAGGCTGAAGATCACCAGCACTGTCAA GTGTTTCAATGAAGAGGCCTGTGTCTCCATTCCCCCTGTGGAGGGGTATGTCATGGTCTTGCAGCCAGAGGAACCAAAAATCAGCCTGAGTGGCATCAACCACTTTGCCCGCTCTGCCTCAGAGTTCGAGAGCTCCGAGGGCGTGTCCCTGTTCCCGGAGCTGCGCATCATCAGCACCATCACCCGGGAGGTGGAGCCCGAGGGGGACGGGGATGAAGATCCCACAG TTCAAGAGTCTTTGGTATCTGAAGAGATCATGCACAACCTGGATATGTGTGAGGTgacagtgctgggagaggaacTAAATCAGGAACAAGAGAGCCTGGAGATTGACATGACACGATTGCAGCAGAAGGGCATTGAGATGAGCAGTTCTAACCTGGGCATGATAATCACAG GGGTGGACACCATGGCTAACTACGAGGAGGTTCTGCACCTGATCCGCTACAGGAACTGGCGCACGGCGGCTCTGTTCGACAGGAAGTTCAAGCTGCTCTGCTCGGAGCTCAACGGGCGCTACGTCAGCAACGAGTTCCAGGTGGAG GTGAATGTTATCCACACAGCCAGCCCAGTGGAACATGCCAATCACATTGCTGCACAGCCACAGTTCATTCACCCAGTGCATCATTCCTTCGTTGATCTCTCTGGTCACAACCTGGCAAACCCTCATCCCTTTTCAG ttgtccccagcacagccaccgTGGTGATCGTGGTGTGTGTCAGCTTCCTGGTGTTCATGATCATCCTGGGCGTGTTCCGGATCCGCGCCGCGCACCAGCGAACCATGCGGGACCAGGACACGGGCAAGGAGAACGAGATGGACTGGGACGACTCTGCCCTGACCATCACTGTGAACCCCATGGAG ACGTATGAGGACCAACACAGcagtgaagaggaggaggaagaggaggaagaagaaagtgaaGATGGAGAAGAAGATGACATCACTAGTGCAGAGTCTGAAAGcagtgaggaggaagagggagagcaggaggaggaccAACAGAATGTtaacagacagcagcagctggaatgggATGACTCTACCCTCAGTTATTGA